From Haloplasma contractile SSD-17B:
TTATGCTTTTTGAGGAAGGTCTATTACCGATTATTCTAGCACTAGTTATAACAAACTGGATCGGAATGAGTCGAGTTGTCCGCGCACAGTTTATTAAATATAGAAATCAAGAATTTATTCTTGCTTCAAGAACACTCGGAGCATCTGATGTACGATTAATTTTTAAACACTTATTCCCGAACATAATTGGTCAAGTTGTCGTTGTAAGTATGTTCTCTATTCCAGGCGCAATTTTCTATGAAGCATTCTTAAGTTTCATTGGTATTGGAATACAGTCACCATATACATCTCTAGGAGCGTTAATTAGTGATGGACAAGCTCAGTTAACCTTAAACCCGCACGCACTATTTTATCCTTCACTTATCTTATCAATATTGATGTTAGGATTTAACTTACTTGCAAATGGATTACGAGATGCATTAGATCCGAAGTTGAGAAGTAAATAGGGAGTGATAATATGGATAAAAATAAAATTTTAGAAGTAAGGGACTTAACGGTTTCCTTTACAACATTTAATGGTAAAGTAAGTGCGGTAAGAGGTGTAAACTTTGATTTATATAAGGGTGAAACTTTAGCAATTGTAGGTGAATCTGGTTCTGGTAAATCAGTAACAAATAAAGTTTTACTGGGGATTTTAGATTCTAATGGTTCCGTTGATGAAGGACATGCTTTATTTAGAGCAGAGTACAATGAAGAAGATAAAGAAGATGAAATCATCGATTTAACTGATTTAAAAGAGAGAGAAATGCAACGCACAATACGTGGAAAGCGTATTGCCATGATTTTTCAAGATCCAATGACTTCACTTAACCCTACTATGACAATAGGAAAGCAAATTATGGAAGGGTTAATCGAACATCAAGGAATGTCAAAAACAGAAGCAAAGCAGCATGCAATTGAATTAATTGATCAAGTAGGAATTCCATATCCTAAGTTACGTTTTAAAAACTATCCACACCAATTATCAGGTGGGATGAGACAACGTATTGTAATCGCAATTGCTTTATCATGTAATCCTGATGTTTTAATTTGTGATGAGCCAACAACGGCTCTAGATGTTACTATACAAGCGCAAATTTTAGAATTAATTAAAGACTTACAAAAAGAGACGGGTGTATCAATTATATTCATTACTCATGATTTAGGTGTAGTTGCAAATGTCGCAGATCGAGTTGCAGTAATGTATGCAGGAAAAGTAGTAGAGTATGGTTTAACAAGAGATATTTTCTACAACCCTAAGCATCCATATACATGGGGACTCTTAGCTTCGATGCCAGATCCTGAGTCTAAGGGAGACTTATATTCAATTCCTGGAACTCCACCTAATCTATTATATCCACCTAAAGGTGACGCATTTGCTTATAGAAATGAGCATGCAATGAAAATTGATTTTTACAAGCAACCACCAATGTTTAAGGTGACTGATACACACTATGCAGCGACTTGGCTTTTACATAAAGATGCACCTAAGGTTAAAGCGCCAATACGTAAGAAAATCGCTGTAAAGGAAAGTGATCAAAATGGCTAATGATAAAAGAGAAGTAATTTTAGAAGTTAAAAATTTAAAGCAACATTTTAAAACGGGTAAAAAAACGGTTAAGGCTGTTGATGATGTATCGTTTGAGATTTATAAAGGTGAAACATTTGGATTAGTTGGTGAGTCTGGTTCAGGAAAGACAACGACTGGTAGAAGTATCATAAAATTATATAACATTACCGATGGTGAAGTATTTTTCAAAGGTAAACGAACTTCAGTTAATCCTAAATCTATTCAATCTAGAATTAAAAAGTTACAAGTTGGTATTACAAGAGAGGTAGAACGTAAACTATCACTTGTAGAAGAACTTGAACAAAAAATTTATGACTTAAGAATAGCTCGTAATGCAAAAGTTCGAGACTTGAAAGAAGAAATAGAATTACTTAAAGAAAGAAAAAGCAATAGAAAATTAAACAAAATAAATGATAAAATAGAAGAAATAGACTCTGAAATGAATCAAAAGATTGTCAAACTTGAAGATCGTATTATTAAGGTGCAAGAAGAAATCGAACAAGATAAAGCTAGAAACCTTAATAATTCAGACTTAGAGAAATTAATCGAAGAATTAAAAACCGATTTACCAAAGGCAACTCTAGACAATAAAGTGACTGAAGAGTTTACAATGGACCTACAAATGATTTTCCAGGATCCAATGGCGTCACTTAACCCTCGTATGACAGTACGAAATATTATAGCTGAGGGTCTTGACATAAGTTATAAACGTAAACCACGTGCGGAGCGTCAAAAATTAGCTGAAAGTTACAAAGAAAAGCGTGAAGAAAAGATTGAAAAGTTAATTAATATAGTAGGATTAGATAAGGAACACTTGAACCGTTACCCACATGAATTCTCAGGTGGTCAACGTCAACGGATTGGTATTGCTCGTGCCTTAATCACAAATCCTGACTTTATTATAGCCGATGAACCAATTTCAGCATTAGACGTTTCTATTCAGGCGCAAGTTGTTAACTTAATGAATAAACTTAAAGATGAATTCGGTTTAACTTACCTATTTATCGCGCATGACCTATCTATGGTACGCTTTATTTCTGATCGTCTTGGAGTTATGCATCTTGGTAAGTTAGTTGAGTATGGAGACGCTGATAAGATTTATAATAATCCTGTGCATCCATACACAAAATCATTATTATCTGCTATTCCACTTCCGGACCCTGATTATGAACAAGGTCGAAGACGAATTAAATACGATAAGACTTACATTGCTTATAATGCTGGTGGTTATCATGAAGTGTCTAAGGATCATTTCGTATTAGGGACAAAAGAAGAAGTTGAAGCGTGGAAAGCTGAATAAGAAGTATAAATAATAAAAACCACTCATATTGATTATTTAATTTAATTACAGAATATAGTAAATAGTCTTGACATTTCTATATTCTATAAATATAATGAAATATAAGATAAAGAATACGTAGAAGAGGAGTAGTAGCAACTCACTTGCTGAATTAGAGACCGACTGGTTGGTGAAAAGTCGGAGCAATCGTTGTGAACTAGCCTTGGAGTAACATATGCGAACGAATAAGTAGTGTATGTCGTTTTCCCTGCGATAAAGGGGTCGAGTTGGTAGTGATATGCTACAACTAGGGTGGTACCGCGTAATTTACGTCCTTAGATTTATTCTAAGGACGTTTTTTTATGCGTTCATTACACAGACTCTCAGTTTTAGACTTTTATTTTTCTTATAGGTGGTGGTAAATATGATTTTTATCCGTTCATATAACTGGATATTGGCGTATACGGCTCGATTTTCAAAACGTCATTTAAGCATGTTACTTAAAACAGTCATTCTTAAGGTCAGGTGTGTACGATAAAACTCTCTAATATAATCTAAAGTTCATAAAAAAAGGTAAATTAGAGAGGAGACAAAATGATGAAAGTATTAGTAACAGGAGCTACAGGAAATGTTGGATTTAGCACGTGTAATGCCTTAATTAAAAGAGGTGTTGAGGTCGTAGCTACTACAAGTGACCTAAGACGTAGTAAGAATCTTTTTAGTGAGGAAATAGAACTTAGAAAACTTGATTTCTATAAACCAGATACATTTAAAAATGTGTTAGATGGAATCGATAAGGTGTTTTTAATGAGACCACCTAAAATAGGTGATCCTAAGGTAATAAACTGTTTTATCGACAAAGCTGTTGAACTTGGGGTTAACCATTTTACGTTTTTATCTTTACTTGGTATTGAAAAAAACCCTATACCACCACACTATAAGATAGAAAAACACCTACAACAAGTGAATGCAACCTATACATCACTTAGACCTAGCTTTTTCATGCAAAACTTAACAGGTGCGCATTTAGAGGATATTCTTAAACATGATGATTTGTTTATTCCGAGTGGAAAAGCAAAACTTAGTTTTATCGATACAAATGATATCGGAGAAGTTGCAGCCGTCACTTTAATAGAGGATGGTCACGAGAACAAAGGATATACACTCACAGGGTCTGAATCTCTAAATTACTATGATGTAGCTGACATTATGACTGATGTATTAGGTCGTAAGATTACGTACTCAAAACCAGGCCTATTAAAATTTAGACGTGAAATGCTGAGTCGAGGTCAAAAGAAAGAGTATGTAAACGTACTATTATTATTAAATATTATGACACGTTTGGGCACTGCAAAATTAGTTACAGATGAAATCGATAAAATCCTTGGACGAAGACCAATAACAATGAGACAATTCGTAGAAGAGCATAAAGCTCTATTTAATCAAAAGGAGTGATAATTATGGCATTTGATCATAAGGGAATTCAAACTAAATGGCAAAGATATTGGCAAGAACATAAAACATTTAAGACGTGTAATGACAATGAAAAACCTAAATTTTACGCACTTGATATGTTTCCATATCCGTCAGGAGCAGGTCTACATGTAGGACATCCGGAAGGATACACAGCAACAGATATAATATCAAGAATGAAGCGTATGCAAGGATTTAATGTTTTACATCCGATGGGATGGGACGCGTTTGGTTTACCTGCTGAACAATATGCAATCAATACAGGTAATGATCCACGCGAATTCACGTACAAGAACATTGATAACTTTAGACGACAGATTCAGTCATTAGGGCTTTCATATGATTGGGACCGTGAAGTGAATACGACGGATCCAAAGTTTTATAAAAATACTCAATGGATTTTTACAAAGCTATACAATATGGGATTAGCTGAAATCAAGGATATTGAAGTAAATTGGTGTGAAGAGTTAGGTACTGTACTTGCGAATGAAGAAGTACTAAATGAAGATGGAAAAATGGTCAGTGAGCGCGGCGGATTCCCTGTCATCAAAAAACCAATGAAGCAATGGGTATTAAAAATTACTAAGTATGCTGACCGTTTACTAGAAGATTTAGAAGAACTTGATTGGCCAGAAAGTATTAAAGAAATGCAACGCAACTGGATTGGACGTAGTGAAGGTGCAAAGATTAAAATTGATGTGAATGATTCAAATGATTCATTTGAAGTCTTTACAACAAGACCAGATACAATATTCGGTATGACTTATTGCGTATTGTCACCTGAACATGCTCTAGTGTCTAAAATCACGACAGATGAACAAAAAGAACAAGTAGAAGACTATATTGTAAAATCAAAAGCTAAAAGTGATTTAGAGCGAACGGAACTAAATAAGGAAAAGACGGGTGTCTTTACCGGAACTTATGCACTTCATCCAATTACAGATCAACAGATACCAATTTGGATTGGAGATTATGTGTTAGCAAGTTATGGAACAGGTGCAGTTATGGCAGTTCCTGGTCATGATGAGCGCGATTATGAGTTTGCGAAGAAATATGAACTCCCTATAAAGTCAATCATTGATGCAGATATTAGTGAAGCAGCCTTTACGGGTGATGGTGTTCATATCGAATCAGACTTTGTAAATGGTATGCTTAATGAAGAAGCAAAGACAGCTGTAATCGATTGGCTAGTAAAGCATAAAAAAGGGACTAAACATGTAAATTATAAATTAAGAGATTGGCTATTCTCTAGACAACGTTTTTGGGGTGAACCATTCCCTGTTATTCATTGGGAAGATGGTACCATCTCAGTACTTGATGAGAATGAATTGCCACTAGAATTACCTGTTATGGATGACATTAAGCCATCAGGAACAGGAGAGAGTCCATTAGCGAATGCAGGTGACTGGTTAGAAGTCGTGCGTGACGACGGAGTAAAAGGGCGACGTGAAACGAATACGATGCCACAATGGGCTGGAAGCTGTTGGTATTATATTGCGTATATTCTAAAACAGGATAATGGTGATTATATTCCATTAAACAGTGATAGAGCTATAGAGGCAATTAGGGAATGGATGCCAGTAGATCTTTATATAGGTGGAGCGGAGCATGCTGTACTTCACTTGTTATACGCTAGATTCTGGCATAAAGTATTGTATGATGCAGGAATTGTAGCGACAAAAGAGCCATTCCATAAATTATTCAATCAAGGGATGATTCTAGGAGAAAACAATGAAAAGATGTCTAAATCCAAAGGAAATGTAGTAAATCCTGATGAAATAGTCGAATCAGATGGTGCAGATACATTAAGATTATACGAGATGTTTATGGGGCCGCTTGAAGCTTCAATTGCATGGTCATCAGAAGGCGTACATGGTGCTCGCCGTTTCTTAGATCGTGTTTGGCGTTTATATGTTAATGAAGATGGATCACGATCTGAAAAAATTGTAACAGATAATAATGGAGAGCTTGATAAAACGTATCACCAAACGGTAAAAAAGGTAACAGAAGATTACGAGCGTTTAGCGTTTAACACAGCAATATCGCAATTAATGGTATTTATCAATGATGCATATAAGGCAAGTTCTATTCCGTTAATTTACGCAGAAGGGTTTGTAAAACTTCTTAATCCAATTGCGCCTCACATGACAGAGGAACTATATGAAATACTTGGTCATGAAGGCACGATTACATATGAAGCATGGCCAACTTACGATGAATCAAAATTAATTGAAGATGAAATTGAAATTGTTGTTCAGGTTAATGGAAAAGTGCGTGATCGCATGATGGTAAGTCGTGAAATAAGCAAAGAGGATTTAGAAGAAAAGGCAAAGAGTGCTTTGAATGTGCAGAAACATATTGAAGGAAAAACAATTCGAAAAGTGATTGTAGTTCCTAAGAAATTAGTAAATATAGTAGCAAACTAAGTTTCATTTTTACCAAA
This genomic window contains:
- a CDS encoding ABC transporter ATP-binding protein; the encoded protein is MDKNKILEVRDLTVSFTTFNGKVSAVRGVNFDLYKGETLAIVGESGSGKSVTNKVLLGILDSNGSVDEGHALFRAEYNEEDKEDEIIDLTDLKEREMQRTIRGKRIAMIFQDPMTSLNPTMTIGKQIMEGLIEHQGMSKTEAKQHAIELIDQVGIPYPKLRFKNYPHQLSGGMRQRIVIAIALSCNPDVLICDEPTTALDVTIQAQILELIKDLQKETGVSIIFITHDLGVVANVADRVAVMYAGKVVEYGLTRDIFYNPKHPYTWGLLASMPDPESKGDLYSIPGTPPNLLYPPKGDAFAYRNEHAMKIDFYKQPPMFKVTDTHYAATWLLHKDAPKVKAPIRKKIAVKESDQNG
- a CDS encoding SDR family oxidoreductase yields the protein MKVLVTGATGNVGFSTCNALIKRGVEVVATTSDLRRSKNLFSEEIELRKLDFYKPDTFKNVLDGIDKVFLMRPPKIGDPKVINCFIDKAVELGVNHFTFLSLLGIEKNPIPPHYKIEKHLQQVNATYTSLRPSFFMQNLTGAHLEDILKHDDLFIPSGKAKLSFIDTNDIGEVAAVTLIEDGHENKGYTLTGSESLNYYDVADIMTDVLGRKITYSKPGLLKFRREMLSRGQKKEYVNVLLLLNIMTRLGTAKLVTDEIDKILGRRPITMRQFVEEHKALFNQKE
- the leuS gene encoding leucine--tRNA ligase, which gives rise to MAFDHKGIQTKWQRYWQEHKTFKTCNDNEKPKFYALDMFPYPSGAGLHVGHPEGYTATDIISRMKRMQGFNVLHPMGWDAFGLPAEQYAINTGNDPREFTYKNIDNFRRQIQSLGLSYDWDREVNTTDPKFYKNTQWIFTKLYNMGLAEIKDIEVNWCEELGTVLANEEVLNEDGKMVSERGGFPVIKKPMKQWVLKITKYADRLLEDLEELDWPESIKEMQRNWIGRSEGAKIKIDVNDSNDSFEVFTTRPDTIFGMTYCVLSPEHALVSKITTDEQKEQVEDYIVKSKAKSDLERTELNKEKTGVFTGTYALHPITDQQIPIWIGDYVLASYGTGAVMAVPGHDERDYEFAKKYELPIKSIIDADISEAAFTGDGVHIESDFVNGMLNEEAKTAVIDWLVKHKKGTKHVNYKLRDWLFSRQRFWGEPFPVIHWEDGTISVLDENELPLELPVMDDIKPSGTGESPLANAGDWLEVVRDDGVKGRRETNTMPQWAGSCWYYIAYILKQDNGDYIPLNSDRAIEAIREWMPVDLYIGGAEHAVLHLLYARFWHKVLYDAGIVATKEPFHKLFNQGMILGENNEKMSKSKGNVVNPDEIVESDGADTLRLYEMFMGPLEASIAWSSEGVHGARRFLDRVWRLYVNEDGSRSEKIVTDNNGELDKTYHQTVKKVTEDYERLAFNTAISQLMVFINDAYKASSIPLIYAEGFVKLLNPIAPHMTEELYEILGHEGTITYEAWPTYDESKLIEDEIEIVVQVNGKVRDRMMVSREISKEDLEEKAKSALNVQKHIEGKTIRKVIVVPKKLVNIVAN